TCAACATCCGGACAAATGGCTCCCTCGAAGCGTCCGACCTCACTCTCATAATGATTCCGCATATCCACTACGATAGTACCGGGCTTTGAGATCGCCTCATTAAATTCCTCCGCGGTCAGGTGTTTACCCACATTGCTGGTATCAAAGGTCCCGTCGGGCAGTCCGTCCGCCACGATCTTTTTTCTCACTTTAATAATGAGCTTCAAAAACGATTTCCCGTCATCCTCGACCGCGACCTTAAAAGGCACTCCTGCGAACTTCGGATCCTTGTCCAACTCTTCTCTGAATCTCTCAAATTGATGTTCCGGCACATTCATTTGGGCGTTGATCCCTTCCTTGGCCAGATAGATCCTCCCAAGGGCCCCTAATGCATCCCATTTTCGATAGAGTTCATTTCTCAGCGTATCCGGGTCGGTAATATCCACATATCGATAGAAAGAAAACGTGATCCGCCGAAAGGTCTCCGCGTCCAGTTTCCTTTAAAGCTCCGCTTTGCTGAGTTTATTATACAGCGCCATGATGCGAATTTACTTTGAATTTTTCAGAGTCATTTTCGTAGTTTTGCGAAACCCTGAGCAAAGTCGAAGGGTCGTATTTTCGCATCATATGTCGAAACGCAAATTTCTCATTATCGGATCCGGAGGGCAGATAGGCACGGAGCTCGTGGCCACACTCCGTCAACGATATGGCGCTGAAAATGTAGTAGCCTCGGATCTTAAAGAAGCTGCTGATCCCGGCGGCCCCTATGAAATGCTCAATGCGCTGGATCAGGATAAGGTGTATGCCGTGGTGAAGAAATACGAAATCACGGATGTGTGTTTACTGGCTGCGCTTCTTTCCGCCACCGCCGAGAAAAATCCTCAGTTCGGATGGAAGCTGAACATGAAGAGCCTGTTCATTGTGCTGGAAATGGCAAAAGAAAAAATGATCAGGCAGGTGTATTGGCCCAGTTCCATTGCGGTTTTTGGTCCCACCACTCCCCGTCAAAACACCCCACAATACACCATCATGGAACCCTCCACCGTTTACGGCATCTCCAAGCAAACGGGAGAGCGCTGGTGTGAATGGTATCACAAAAATCACGGCGTGGATGTGCGCAGTATCCGGTATCCCGGACTCATTGGATGGAAAAGCGCTCCCGGCGGAGGCACAACGGATTACGCGGTACACATTTATCATGAGGCCTTAAAAAACAAAAAATACTCCTGCTTCCTCTCGGAGAACACCACCCTTCCCATGATGTACATGGATGATGCCATCAGAGGCACCATAGAGCTGATGGAAGCGCCGGCCGAGAAAGTAAAGATTCGCTCCAGCTATAACCTTTCCGGCATGAGTTTCTCGCCCAAAGAGATCGCCGCCTCCATTCAGAAGCATATCCCCGATTTCAGCATTTCCTATCAGCCCGACTTCCGTCAGCAGATCGCCGATTCCTGGCCCCAGAGTATCGATGATGCACAAGCTCGTGAACACTGGGGATGGAAACCTGAATATGATCTGGACCGTATGACAGAGGTAATGCTTAAGAACCTGAAATAACGTACCTTTACAGGGCTTTTTCCCAATGAAAAAGACCCTGCATATCGTTCTTCTTCTCGCCGGATTTTCGGCCTACTCCCAACTACGCATTAATGAGATCTGCCCCGCCAACGATTCCCTGCTGTGGGATGAATCCGGACAAAGACCAGACTGGGTAGAATTATACAACAGCTCTACTTCTCCCCTAAACCTCCAGGGATATTATTTCCTGAACAACGGAACTGATCAATGGTTCTTTCCAAACATTACGATTCCCGGGAATGGCCGGATCACGGTATTCTTTTCATTGAAGGATCGAAAGAACTACTGCGACCACATAGAAGAGGTGTTGCGATTCGATTCGGTTTGGAAATACCAGGTGCCTATTGCTGAGCCTGATACGAACTGGCTCTATCCGGGCTTTGATGATTCTTCCTGGGCAGCTGATACGGGCGGGTTCGGACAAGAAGATTACGATGACGGAACCTGGCTAAATCCATGTATCTCTGTTTACATCCGAAAAACATTTACTCTTGCTGATACCTCCAAAGTTAGTTTCGGGGTGTTGGAGATCGATTATGACGATGCCTTCATCGCTTACCTCAATGGTAAGGAGATCGGCCGCTTTGGGGTAGGAATAAAAGGGGAGCGTGTTCCCTTCAATACCTTCGCGTATATCTCCCGGGAGGCGCAGCGTTACCAGGGAGGAGAATGGGAATATTATTACCTCGACAAATCAAAACTCAATACTGCGCTGGTGAACGGCACCAATGTGTTGGCCATACAGGTACACAACAGGGATACTACGTATGCCGACATGAGCATTATACCAAATTTTTACCTCGGCGTGAAAACCGGGAACCTGGGCTTTCCCGTCTTACCCTTTCATGGCAACGGATTGCACACCTCGTTCGGTTTGAGTTCAAAAGGTGAGAACGTTATGTTTTACAATGCCGCCGGAGGCATTGAAGATTCCGTCACGTATCCCCGGCTTCACCAGGATCATTCCTACGCGCGAACCATTGACGCTTCGCCCCAATGGTGTATTGTTCCGAATCCCACCATCAACGCAGCCAATGGTCCTTTTCCATGCATAATAGGATATGCCAATCTGCCTGCATTCAGCTTGCAAAGCGGTTTTTATGGTAGCACGCAAACACTTACCCTTAACTCCTTCCAGGGCACTGTTTATTATACACTGGATGGCAGCGAGCCTACCCAGAACTCATTCCTGTATTCCTCTCCCATTCTGCTGGATTCAACCCGTGTGGTGCGTGCCCGCGTTATCACCCTTAATCCAAATCTCTATAACTCTGAAATAGCAACAAACACGTATTTCATCAACGAAAATATCAGCTTGCCTGTAATTTCCCTTACCTCCCCTCCTTACGGCCTTTTTGATTCCTTACAGGGGATGTATGCCTATGGCCCTAATGCCGATTCCGTTTTCCCCTTTCATTATTCCAACTTCCACATGGAGTGGGCACGGGCCGGACATTTGGAATTTTTTCAGGATAATAAACAACCAGGCTTTGAACTGGATCATCAGCTTCGCATGCACGGAGGCTGGTCCAGAGGATTTCCGCAGAAAAGTTTCCGAATCTACGCTAAAGATGACTTTGGTTCAGACGAAATTGATTATCCCCTTTTCCCTTACCGGAATTATACCAAAATCAAAAATTTCAATTTACGCAACGCCGGGTTGGACTGGAATTCTGTTCATTTCCGTGATCTGATGGTGAATCGAGCCCTTCTCAACTCCAATTTGGATGTTGGCGACGGACAGAACGTGGTGGTTTTTCTAAATGGAAAATACTGGGGCGTGTACGAAGTACGTGAGCGATACGACGAAAATTACCTTTCCAGCATCTGGGATACAGACAAAGACCTGGACCTGGTTTCCCAGCAGGGATTCATTCACAGCGGGGATAACGACGACTGGCTCAAAATGCTCCGTTACGTTCAGAACAACGATGTTTCGCAAACGATGGTTTATGACAGTATTCGAAAAATGCTGGATGTAGAAAACCTGATGGATTATTTTGGCGCAGAAACGTATATCGTCAATAACGACTGGATCGGGAACTACAGTTACATCAAGAACATCAAATACTGGAGGCCGGATGCTTCCGGAAAGTGGCGATACATTTTATGGGATACAGATCTTGGAATGGGACTGGACAGCTACTTCGGGTACGATCTGCTCTCATATGCCATCAATCCACCGGATCAAAATCCACACAGCGACCTCTTCCGCAAGCTACTCACGAATACCCGTTTTAAGAATGATTTCATTAATCGGTACGCAGATCTCATCAATTATCATTTTGAAACGTCCCGTTTTCGCGACCTTGCCGAAACGATGCGGGATCATATCATTCCAGAAATGGCCCGGCATTTTGCCAAATGGGGTGATACCACCATCGCGAATCCATATGCCCTTGGGGAGGCTTACAACATCGCATCCTGGAATGCTAAATACTCCTCCATGATCGGGTTCATGATCATGCGGCCGCAATTTGCCCGGAATTTTATACAGAGCAATTTTATGCTTCAAAGCCAGAGCGATCTTATCCTCGATGTACAGCCACCCGGAGCGGGAAGGATCAAGATCAGCACCATCTGGCCCGACGAATTTCCCTGGCAGGGGACGTATTTCAACGGCGTTCCCGTGAAACTGGAGGTTCAGGCCTTCCCCGGCTATGAATTTGTACAATGGGAAGGGGAATTCAACTTCGACAAGATCTACACCGATACGTTCACATTAAATTTCGCAACGAACGACCACATCGTAGCCCGTTTCAAAGAGCTGTACTCTTCGGTAAATATTTATCCAAATCCTTCTTCCGGAAACACCACTATTTCCTGGATGCAGGAACAACCGGGAAGGGCGTTTGTTGGAGTGTATGACCTTTCGGGCCGGCTGTTGGTAAAGCTTTCGAATGACGGCACCGATTATCCCAAGGGGACAACTTCTGTGATTCTGGATACTAAAAAGGAAAATCTCCGTGCGGGGATCTATTTTGTAAGATACCGGAAAGGAGACTTTACAGAAAGTAAAAAGCTGGTGTTGATCAGGGATTGAAGTACTTCCATATCACTTCCATCCTTCGCTTTCCCACCTCATTTATTAATTCTTCCTTGCCCGCTTCCCTGATCCTCTTTACCGATCCGAAGTTTCTTAACAGTTTTTCCGCCATCGCCTTCCCAATACCGGGAATCTCTAATAATTCGGACTTAATGGTATTTTTCTCTCTTCGTTTCCGATGATGCGTAATGCCGAAACGATGAGCTTCGTCGCGCATATACTGGATCAGTCGCAATGTTTCTGATTTCTTATCCAGGTAAAGCGGCACAGTATCTCCCGGATAATAGATTTCCTCCAGTCTTTTAGCGATGCCTATGATGGCAATCTTGCCCCGGAGTCCGAGTTCTTCGAGCACTTCGGTGGCTGCGCTCAGTTGTCCCTTTCCCCCGTCTACCACAATCAGCTGCGGCAACTCCACCTTCTCCTCCAACAAACGGGCATAACGCCGGCGAACAACTTCTTTCATTGTAGAAAAATCATCCGGCCCCTGTACGCTCCGGATATTAAAATGCCGGTACTCCTTTTTGCTTGGTTTCCCGTTACGGAAAACCACACATGCCGAAACCGGATTTGTTCCCTGGAGATTAGAATTATCAAAACACTCTATATGCCGGGGCTCTTCCTTTAGCCTTAAGTCTTTTGCCGCTGTTTCTAAAATCCTTCGGGTATGCCGCTCGGGATCCACCAGCGTTCGCCTCCGCTCTCTCTCCTTCCTGTAAAAATCTGCATTCCTGTGCGACAACTCCAGGAGCTGTCTCTTGTCGCCCCGCTGCGGTACCAGGAAACGGATACCGGGAAAAGATACCTCCGGTTGAAACGGAACGATCACCTCCTTCATCTCTCCCCCGAAACGATCCCGGATTTCTACAATGGCCCGCTGCAACAGATCATTTTCATTCTCCTCCATTTTCTTCTTCATCTCCAGCACATGACTCTGCACTACTGCGCCGTTTACCACCCTGAAAAAACTTACGTACCCGTAATCCTCATCAGAAAGAATGGAAAAAACGTCTATGTCTGTAACGGTAGGACTAACCACCGTAGATTTCGCACGATATTGTTCCAGGCGGTCCAGCTTTTCTTTGATGAATTGCGCTTTTTCAAATTCCATATTTACCGCATGCTCATTCATCTTCTTTTTAAGTTCCCTGATCACGGATGCGGTATGACCCTTAAGGATATGACGTGCCTGCGCGATACTCTCATTGTAATCCGACTCCGTTTGCAATCCCTCGCAGGGACCTTTACAATTGCCCACATGATATTCTACGCAAAGCCTGAATTTCCTTTTGCTAATATTTTCTTCCGATAGCGTATAGGAACATTCTCGGACCGGAAAAATTTTCCGCACCAGTTCCAAAAGAGTCTTCATGGTGCGGCCGGAAGCATAGGGCCCGAAATAGGAAGACCCATCCCGTACAAACGTGCGGGTGGGATGAATTCTGGGAAAACGCTCATTCCGGATCACAATCCAGGGATAGGTCTTATCATCTTTGAGCAATACATTATATCTCGGCTGATGCTCCTTGATCAGATTATTCTCCAGGAGAAGGGCCTCGTACTCGGTATCCACTATGGTATACCGGATCTCCTCAATATTCTTCACCAGCAAACGTATGCGGGCACTGTCTGCTTTCCCTGAAAAGTAGGATGAAACCCTCTTTTTCAAGCTCTTAGCCTTCCCGATATAGATTATTTTACCCTCTTTGCCCATATAATGGTATACCCCGGGGCGGTCTGGGAGCCCGGCAATTATGGTCTTTAATTTATCCCCGGAAAGTGGCACGGTCTGTTAAGAATTTGTATTCGTCGTAATTTTTACTGACTTTGTCGAATTGTTAATAGCCCGGAGTTCAGACTGTTTTGAAAGTTAAGGCAGTTTAATAATATTGTAAAGTTAATACAGACACTCGATCATGAAAGGGAAATTCCTGTTGACTGTAATGCTCGCCGCTGGCTGCTTTTCCGGGATGAATGCCCAGGAAAAGATTGGCGATAACCCCATGGTGCGCGAAAACGGCCCGGTAATTATTGTGGATACCATCACCACTAATATCAACACGCCTTACATCATTCTCTCCAATTATAATAGTGAGGAGATACTCATTGTAGTAACGGATCTGGTTGGAAACGAGATCTTCTCCAAAGTAGTTTTTAAGAACAAAGAAGCAGTTCTGAAAGCCTACGACCCGTACAACAAAATTCCTGCGGGAGTATATACTGTTACTGCTACCAACCGCAACGAGATTTATAACCAGCGCATCGTTATCGACTGAGGAAGTGAAGGAGAAAAAGGTGGGGCCTCGCGCTCCTCTATCTCCCCATGACTTTGGAACGCTATGACCCCACCGGTTGGCAATCAACCAAACAGTACCTAAAAGCTCGGGCACACAACAGTGCGGAACTTCTTTTTACACTTTTTACATGCGAGCGTAGTCTGAAAAGACAACTCGTGTGACCCTGCGGATGAATTACTAAGCTTGCTCACAGTTACATCGTAACTGTATCCTATCCTGTACATGCTTTTTTGCAATCCCAGCAGCACAATAAATGAATCCTGATCACGGTACCAGAATCCGCCCGTTAAGGGGCCTTTGTTTACATAGAGGCCCAGATTAAGTTGCCGGAAATTACCCTGCATCTGGTACAGAATATTTGGCGATACGGTAATGCCGTCTCTTTCACTTACCGGGATCAGTGCGCCGGCATGACCGGTGTATTTTCTCGGCAGGGGGCTGGGGCCGGAATGAAGAAATTCGTCCGGTTCAATCAGGTGGTGGGAAGCGAAGCCGATGAAGTACCTGGGTGAGTGTATCAGCAATCCCGCACTCATATCGAAGTACCTCGCAACACTTCTTCCCTCCACTTCCGCTGTCTGATAAACAAAACCATGACGCGGATCTATCATATCTCCGAAAGTGAGTTTTTCCCAGTCAACCCTTTTTTCTGCATACGTGGCCTGGAATCCGCCCGATACCTGAATCGTGCGTGTGATCGGCTGATGCCAGGCGTACAACAAACTGGCATTGATTGTACGTAACGTTCCCTCGCCGGCATTATCATTTGTAACCAGCACACCAACGCCGCCCACTCCGCATATATACTGATCATACGAAACGCTGGTAGTAATGAACTGTCCGCTAAGCGCAGGCCATTGATTTCTGTAGTTAATACATACTTTTTTGCATTTCTGAGAGCCGGTGAATGCGGGATTCAGGTATAAGGGATTTGCATAAAATTGGGTGAATTCCGGATCCTGTGCCAGAATGTTTGCTGAACCTACTCCCAGGAACAGCAGAAAAAAGAACGTTGTTTTCCGCATTACTTTCGGGTGTTGTTACTGATAATAAGACGTCCGAAAACCATACCCGTTGCCTGAAAAAAAACCCTGAAGTGTTTGCTTCAGGGTTTTTACAACAATTCTGTATGTATCTATTTTGGCGCGGTCTGCTTCAGCGAATCCGCCGGCAGGGGTAATTGTGTAGGCGCATCCTGGCTGAAGAAAATTGTATTCAGGCTGTCGCCCTCTTTGCTTTTCCCTACTATCCCCTTCCGGGGGTCAATCTGGTCACCGAAAATAAGTTCTCCCCTTCCGCGGGTGAGTGTAATGTCACGGAAAAGTTTCATTTCCTCCGGTGTAAGCTTCATTTCGCTTCCTGCATTCTGCACGTTGTTCTCGGGCTGCTTGCTTAAAGATGATTCTCCCAGCATATAATGTCTCAGCAGGGGATTGGTGAGCACCGGCCGGTTTTTAACAACATCGGAAAACTCACCGTCTATCTGTTCCGGATCTTCCAGGGCCATCTGGTCATTTTGCTGAACCGGGTATTGCGGAACGTTGTAATAAGGATATGGTATGGTATAAACCTGTGTAGGGAAGAACTGCTGTACTACCACTTCCTTATTACCTGCATCCACCGGCGTTTTTTCCTGTGGGCTGCTCACTACAGGAACCGGTGTTTGCGTAAGGATTGGTTGCGGCGGCTCACCAACGGAATTCACCGGCACTTGTTCTTTTCCTGCCCAGTCGCGTATCTCGCCACTGATGGCTACAATTCCCCAAACGAGGGCAGAAGCGGCGGCAACCACCAGCACGGTATTGAGCGAATACTTCCAGTTCACATTCAGTTTGAACGAAGTTTTCGATCCCCGCGCGTCGAGGTCACGCTCCAGCCTCTCCCACCCGGATGGGTCGAATGGGATCCCGGTGTCGTGAAGACTTTCCTTGATCTTGCTCTCTAATTTATCGGGCATCATTGTCTTACTTTAAGTAATTGGGTCAGATTCTTTTTCAAATTAAACTTTGCTTTTGCCAGGTTTGATTTTGAAGTGCCTTCGCTAATGTCCAGCATTTCTGAAATCTCCCGGTGGGTATATTCTTCTATCACATACAGGTTGAAAATCGTCCGGTATGCCGGTGAAAGATTCTGCACGGCTTTCATCACTTCCTCCTTGCTGATCAAATCTGCCAGCTCCTCGTCCGATACCTCGTCCGGAGACGTTCGTGCGGCCGACTCCGCTATCACCGTATTCACGATCAGGTATTGCTGCTTATTCTTCCTCAAATGATCAATACAACAATTCACCATAATCCTGCGTACCCAGCCTTCAAAAGAACCTTTACTCCCGAAGTTTTTGATATTCCCAAAAACTTTCATAAACCCTTCATGCAACATATCCTGCGCCTCGTCCCTGTCTTTGGCATAACGCAAACAGACACTGATCATCTTACCATAAAAGCGCTCGTACAGAGCCTTCTGGCTCAAACGATCGTTGCGCACGCAACCTTTTATGATATCCGATTCTTCCATTCGCTTCTGCTCTTCCCTTCTACGTCAAAAGACGATCTAAGGTTGAGAGGGTTGCCTTGAATTCTTACCAAATTTACTAAAAAAGTGCCTGATAGTTAAGCAGATGGGATACCTTTGCGAAAGGCAAGTCAAATGATTTTTCTCGGATATGTACTCGGGCTGCTGATAGGAATGTGCCTTGGGATGATGGGTGCCGGGGGTGCCATACTAACCATTCCGGTATTGACCTATTTTTTTGATATAAATCCCATATTATCAACTACTTACTCGCTATTTATCGTTGGTATTACCGCATTTATCGGCTCTGTGGGTTACGTCCGGAACAGCTTCTATGATCTGAAATCGGCATTTTTCTTTGGTGTTCCCTCTACGCTGGCCGTGGTACTTACGGGCAAATTTCTTTTCCCCGCTGTGCCGGCCTCTATGGATGTAGCCGGACTAGTCATTGGTAAAGATCTTTTGATAATGATTCTCTTTGGTGTGCTGATGCTCCTGTCGGCGGTTGCAATGATCCGGTCTTCCCGGGGCGCGATACGCAAGGATGCTTTCAGTGAAACACACCGCTTTCGTTACGGTCTTATTCTGCTGATCGCCTTAGGGGTGGGAATGGTCACCGCCTTCCTTGGTGCAGGCGGCGGCTTTCTGATCATCCCTTCTCTGGTGATCCTGGGTAACCTTCCCATGAAAAAAGCAGTAGGAACATCTCTTTTATTGATCACTGTTAATTCTCTGCTCGGGTTTGTTTCAAAATCCTCTGTGCTGGATGCGGATCTCGACTGGGGTTTCCTTCTCAGTTTTTCAGCGCTCACCGCCGTGGGCATTCTCAGCGGTGTACGGCTTGCTCGTTTTATCAGCGGGGAACGCCTCAAGCTCTACTTTGGTTATTTTGTTCTGGTGCTGGGACTGATCGTACTCGGCCAGGAACTATTCATTCATTAAATGCCCCTCTTATGATCATTGAACAACTGTATACCGGCTGCCTTGCTGAAGCCGCCTATTACATTGAGTCGGAAGGAAAAGCTGTAATCATTGATCCCCTCCGCGAGACTGCTCCGTACCTTCGGCTGCTGCGCGAACGCGGTGCAACGCTTCTTTACGTTTTTGAGACTCATTTTCATGCCGACTTTGTTTCAGGGCATATTGATCTGGCCCGTGCCACCGGTGCCCTGATCGTTTTTGGTCCGCTGGCAGAAACAGCCTACGAAGCACATCACGCAAAGGACGGGGAGGAATTCACAGTAGGAAAAGTGAAAATCAAAGTGCTTCATACGCCCGGTCATACCCCCGAATCAAGCTGCTTTCTGCTTTACGATGAGAACGGGAAAGAGCACGCGCTTTTTACCGGCGATACGCTATTTGTCGGTGACGTAGGCCGTCCGGATTTGCTGGACGGAAAAATGTCTAAAGAAGAACTGGCAGGGATGATGTATGAATCTCTTAACACCAGGATCAAAACGCTGCCCGATGATGTACTTGTTTATCCGGCACATGGTCCCGGTTCCGCTTGCGGAAAAAACATTGGAAAAGACACCTGGAGCACCATCGGAACCCAGAAAAAAACCAACTATGCGCTGGCAGATATGAGTCGCGAAGAATTTATCCTCAAAGTCACCGGCGGTTTGGTTCCTCCGCCTCCCTATTTTTACCGGGATGCTCAAATCAATAAAAACGGATACACGGCAGTTGATGAAGTGATCCGGCGCAACACCAGGCCCCTAAGTGTAGAGGAAGTAAAAACGGAAATTCGCTCGGGTGCATGTATTCTGGACACCCGAATACCGGACGTATTTGAGAAAGGCTTTATCCCCGGATCCGTAAACATCGGTTTGAACGGGCAGTTTGCCGTTTGGGTGGGAACGGTCCTCGATATGAATTGTCCGCTGGTGATTGTGGCGGAAGAAGGTAAAGAAGAGGAATCGGTGATCCGGCTGGCGCGGGTGGGTTATGAAAACGTGAAAGGTGTACTCAAGGGCGGATTTGATTCCTGGAAGGCGGCCGGTGAAAAATCAGACACTGTTGAATCCATTTCCCCCGAAAAATTTGCCGGTCAGATAAACGATGGTTCTTCTTTCGTGCTGGATGTTCGCCGCGACGCAGAATTCATGAATTCTCATGTTGACGGCGCCGAACACTGTGCCCTTGATAACCTGATGAATCAGCTTGAAAGAATAGATGTGAATAAAAAATACGCTGTGCACTGTGCGGGTGGTTACCGGTCCATGATTGCAATCTCTCTTCTGAAAACCAGGGGTTATCATAACCTCATCAACGTATATGGCGGTTACAATAAAATCCGTGAAACTTCCGTCAAAATGGTGGAAACTAATATCTCTTGATTACTTTTGTAAAAACGTACTATGGGCTTCGTAAAAGAGTTTAAAGATTTCGCAATGCGTGGCAACCTCGTGGACATGGCTGTGGCCGTTGTCATGGGAGGTGCATTCGGCAAGGTGGTTACTTCCTTCGTAGACGGCATCGTAATGCCCCTGGTAGGAAGGCTCCTGCTCAATATTGATTTCGCCAAGTATAATATCATCCTGCAGGAGGAAATAAAAGATGGCGATAAGGTTGTACAACCGCTGGTGCAGGTAGGACTGGGAAATTTCATCACTACCATTATTGATTTCGTGCTTGTTTCTCTGGCTGTTTTTCTTGTGATCAAGGGGATCAACCGCCTGCGCAAAAACGAGGAAGCCAAACCCACAACACCTCCGGAACCTACAAAAGACCAGGTGCTTCTGACAGAAATCCGCGATTTACTAAAAGACCAGAAAAAATGATCCGTTCGGGTTTGCTATTCCTCTTTCTTCCGGTACTGGCTGCCGGACAAACAACTGACACAACCAAGGCCTGGAATAAAGGCGGATTGCTGGGGCTGAATTTTACACAATCCAGCTATACCAACTGGTCTTCGGGCGGACAAAATTCTGTTTCCGGTACCATTCTGGTTAACCTTTTCGCAAAGTATAAAACCGAACGAAATGTTTTCGACACCCGACTGGACCTGGCCTACGGCCGTGTTCAGGTAGGACCTGAAAACAGAAAAAGTGAAGATAAAATAGACCTTGCCGCCAAGTACGGGCATCTTGCCTTTGGTAAAACGTGGTTCTATTCTGTATTGTTCAGTTTCAAATCACAGTTCGACAACGGATATAATTATCCCAACGATACACTGATTACCTCCCGGTTTCTTGCCCCGGCTTTTCTGAACTACGGAATCGGTCTCGACTACAAACCCAAAGATTATTTCTCTGTTATGATTGCTCCGTTGTCCGGAAAAACCACTTTGGTATACGACACGCGTCTTTCAGCCGCCGGTGCTTTCGGTGTTGATTCGGGAAAAATGGTCCGCAACGAGTTCGGTGGTTCGCTTACCCTTGAGTTTTCAAAAGAAATTAGTAAGAACATAAAACTCACGAGCGCGCTGAAACTTTTTTCCAATTATCTGAAAACCCCCGGGAATATAGACGTGAACTGGGAGTCGCTCCTGGCCCTGAAAGTCAACAAGTACATTTCGGCAACATTATCTGCGGAACTGATATACGACGACGATACTCATATTCCGTATGACGGCGACGGCGACGGGGTAAAAGAGTCGAACGGTCCGATGACTCAATTCAAAGAAGTGCTGGGAATTGGGTTTTCCTATAAGTTCTGAGTGCCGGAATCTGCAGTAAAATTCTCAAAGCTCCAGCTTCCCGAACCGGTATCCTTTTTTTTCGAAGAACCGGAGTGCTTTCGGCAGTACCTGCAATACATGCTGTTCCGCCTTACGGCTGTCGTGGAACACTACGATGCTTCCGGGGCGGCATTGGGCACACACATTACGTAAAACCCTCGACGCCGGGATTCCGCTGTCAAAATCCCAGCTTAATACATCCCACATGATCAGTTTGTAGTTCTGTTTCAGTGCCTTAATTTGCGATTTTGTTATTCGCCCATAGGGCGGGCGGAAAAGATCCGAACAGACCGTTTCGGCGCACTTCTGAATATCGCTCAGATAGTTCTCACGTGAGCTCTGCCAACCGTTAAGATGATTCTCTGTATGATTTCCGGCGGCATGCCCTTCGTCCATGATCCGCTGAAAGATCTCCGGGTATTTCCGTACGTTTTTTCCCAGGCAAAAAAATGTTCCCTTTGCGTTGTGTTTCCTTAGTTCATCCAGCACACCCTCTGTTACGCCCGGCGTGGGGCCGTCATCAAAAGTCAGATAAAGCACCTTTTCAAAAGTATTCACCCTCCACACCAGGTCCGGGTAATACTTCCGTGCCAGGAATGGAGGGCGAACGCTGCGGATCATGATCAGTTCTGCGGCTTCTCCTGAATAAAGTAGGGTTCGTAGGCTTTAAACTTCAGTTCCAGTTCCTTCGCCGTTG
The DNA window shown above is from Bacteroidia bacterium and carries:
- a CDS encoding CotH kinase family protein, whose product is MKKTLHIVLLLAGFSAYSQLRINEICPANDSLLWDESGQRPDWVELYNSSTSPLNLQGYYFLNNGTDQWFFPNITIPGNGRITVFFSLKDRKNYCDHIEEVLRFDSVWKYQVPIAEPDTNWLYPGFDDSSWAADTGGFGQEDYDDGTWLNPCISVYIRKTFTLADTSKVSFGVLEIDYDDAFIAYLNGKEIGRFGVGIKGERVPFNTFAYISREAQRYQGGEWEYYYLDKSKLNTALVNGTNVLAIQVHNRDTTYADMSIIPNFYLGVKTGNLGFPVLPFHGNGLHTSFGLSSKGENVMFYNAAGGIEDSVTYPRLHQDHSYARTIDASPQWCIVPNPTINAANGPFPCIIGYANLPAFSLQSGFYGSTQTLTLNSFQGTVYYTLDGSEPTQNSFLYSSPILLDSTRVVRARVITLNPNLYNSEIATNTYFINENISLPVISLTSPPYGLFDSLQGMYAYGPNADSVFPFHYSNFHMEWARAGHLEFFQDNKQPGFELDHQLRMHGGWSRGFPQKSFRIYAKDDFGSDEIDYPLFPYRNYTKIKNFNLRNAGLDWNSVHFRDLMVNRALLNSNLDVGDGQNVVVFLNGKYWGVYEVRERYDENYLSSIWDTDKDLDLVSQQGFIHSGDNDDWLKMLRYVQNNDVSQTMVYDSIRKMLDVENLMDYFGAETYIVNNDWIGNYSYIKNIKYWRPDASGKWRYILWDTDLGMGLDSYFGYDLLSYAINPPDQNPHSDLFRKLLTNTRFKNDFINRYADLINYHFETSRFRDLAETMRDHIIPEMARHFAKWGDTTIANPYALGEAYNIASWNAKYSSMIGFMIMRPQFARNFIQSNFMLQSQSDLILDVQPPGAGRIKISTIWPDEFPWQGTYFNGVPVKLEVQAFPGYEFVQWEGEFNFDKIYTDTFTLNFATNDHIVARFKELYSSVNIYPNPSSGNTTISWMQEQPGRAFVGVYDLSGRLLVKLSNDGTDYPKGTTSVILDTKKENLRAGIYFVRYRKGDFTESKKLVLIRD
- a CDS encoding NAD-dependent epimerase/dehydratase family protein; this translates as MSKRKFLIIGSGGQIGTELVATLRQRYGAENVVASDLKEAADPGGPYEMLNALDQDKVYAVVKKYEITDVCLLAALLSATAEKNPQFGWKLNMKSLFIVLEMAKEKMIRQVYWPSSIAVFGPTTPRQNTPQYTIMEPSTVYGISKQTGERWCEWYHKNHGVDVRSIRYPGLIGWKSAPGGGTTDYAVHIYHEALKNKKYSCFLSENTTLPMMYMDDAIRGTIELMEAPAEKVKIRSSYNLSGMSFSPKEIAASIQKHIPDFSISYQPDFRQQIADSWPQSIDDAQAREHWGWKPEYDLDRMTEVMLKNLK
- the uvrC gene encoding excinuclease ABC subunit UvrC, which encodes MPLSGDKLKTIIAGLPDRPGVYHYMGKEGKIIYIGKAKSLKKRVSSYFSGKADSARIRLLVKNIEEIRYTIVDTEYEALLLENNLIKEHQPRYNVLLKDDKTYPWIVIRNERFPRIHPTRTFVRDGSSYFGPYASGRTMKTLLELVRKIFPVRECSYTLSEENISKRKFRLCVEYHVGNCKGPCEGLQTESDYNESIAQARHILKGHTASVIRELKKKMNEHAVNMEFEKAQFIKEKLDRLEQYRAKSTVVSPTVTDIDVFSILSDEDYGYVSFFRVVNGAVVQSHVLEMKKKMEENENDLLQRAIVEIRDRFGGEMKEVIVPFQPEVSFPGIRFLVPQRGDKRQLLELSHRNADFYRKERERRRTLVDPERHTRRILETAAKDLRLKEEPRHIECFDNSNLQGTNPVSACVVFRNGKPSKKEYRHFNIRSVQGPDDFSTMKEVVRRRYARLLEEKVELPQLIVVDGGKGQLSAATEVLEELGLRGKIAIIGIAKRLEEIYYPGDTVPLYLDKKSETLRLIQYMRDEAHRFGITHHRKRREKNTIKSELLEIPGIGKAMAEKLLRNFGSVKRIREAGKEELINEVGKRRMEVIWKYFNP